Genomic window (Acidicapsa ligni):
CAAAAGCATCCACAAATCTCGTTTCTCTTCGTCAATGACGGAAGCACAGACAATACTCTCAGCATGCTTGAAAAGCTCTGTTCTTCTACTCTGGGCGGACTTTCGCTTCTCAATCTCCAGGCAAATTCCGGCAAGGCCGAGGCCGTGCGCCTGGGTATGCTACACGCTATGCTCGCAATCCAGCCAAAATATGTCGGCTTCTGGGATGCCGATCTTGCGACGCCTCTCGATGAGATTCCCCGTTTTGTGCGAAAACTCAATCAGAACAGCACTCTGCAAATGGTTTTTGGAGCGCGAGTACGTCTCCTGGGCAGGCAGGTAAGGCGGAAGTCGAGCCGTCACTATCTCGGTCGATTATTCGCAACAGTTGTTTCTATTGTCCTGAATGTCCCCGTATACGACACCCAATGCGGTGCAAAACTATTCCGCGTCGATCCTACCTTCTCACAGATTCTCGAAGAGCCCTTTCTGTCGCGATGGATATTCGATGTCGAAATAGTGGCCAGGGCAATTCGTGCAGCACACGGAAATCGAAAGTTGATGGAGCAGTACATCTTTGAACTACCACTGATGAAGTGGGACGACGTGGCCGGATCTAAACTCCACTCCGGCGATTTCGTGCGCGCGATTCTCGATATCATTCGTATTCATCAAAAATATCTGAGCTGAATTGCCCTGTTATCTCCTGCCTTTAATGTCTCGCCTATATCTTCAAACTTATATAGAGC
Coding sequences:
- a CDS encoding glycosyltransferase, translating into MSENPTGNNDALEACIIIPCYNEESRLPRAQFLEFVQKHPQISFLFVNDGSTDNTLSMLEKLCSSTLGGLSLLNLQANSGKAEAVRLGMLHAMLAIQPKYVGFWDADLATPLDEIPRFVRKLNQNSTLQMVFGARVRLLGRQVRRKSSRHYLGRLFATVVSIVLNVPVYDTQCGAKLFRVDPTFSQILEEPFLSRWIFDVEIVARAIRAAHGNRKLMEQYIFELPLMKWDDVAGSKLHSGDFVRAILDIIRIHQKYLS